The Marivirga tractuosa DSM 4126 genome contains the following window.
GCGTAAATGGGATTGGATGAAAAAATCTCAGTCATTTGCCAAAACCCAAATTCCGGAGCTCCTTCCAGAAGTAGTTTTTAGCCATAAATCCTTTTTGTTGCGGCCTTTAAAGGATGTGGATATGCAATTGCAAATCAATAAAATCACCAATTTGGAATTGGCGAATGAGCGAATTAGTAAAATCGTTATTCCTCCGGGGAAGACTTTTTCATTTTGGTATTTGGTAGGAAAACCCAGCTCGACTAAAGGCTACTTGCCAGGATTAATATTAAACCAAGGAAGAATTGAATCAGGTGTTGGTGGAGGGCTCTGCCAATTGGGCAATCTTTTGTTTTGGATGATTATGCATTCCCCATTGGAAGTAACAGAGCGCTATCGGCACGGCTTTGATGTTTTTCCCGATGTGAATAGGAAAATACCCTTCGGTGCAGGAGCTACTTTAGCCTATAATTACATCGATTTTCAATTTAGAAATACCACTGATATTAACTTTCAGTTGGAATTATATCTTACTAAAGAATACCTTAATGGCAACTTAAGGGCAGATAAGCCACTTCAATACAATTATGAATTATATGAGGCGGACCATCTTATCCAACACCAAAGTTGGGGCGGTTATACACGGCACAATCGGTTGGTGAAAAAAGTGACAGATAAAGAAAGCAAAGAATTAATTGAAGAAAACCTAAAGGTAGAAAATAATGCCATTATGATGTATGAGCCCTTTTTGGAAGCTTAATTTTTCAATAAATAGGCAGGCCTAATTTCATGTGGATTTTTCCAATTTTGGTGTAACTCATACATTGCTGCATTTTCATGCTTTTTTAGATTCGTTAGAAATAGTTGCCAATCGGATTCTTTTATGTAATAATAATTTACTGCCAATTGGTAAGGTTTTTCATGAAGATAGTATTCATAAAGCCGGTCAAAAGGCAAGTAAGCTATGCGATAAAGTTTGTCATCTTCTACTTCATATTCCACCTGCCATGGAAGGACATCCACCTGCGTATGATAAGTTATTATTTCGGCCATTGATTTATGGCCAATTATGAGTTCAGGTATGCTATTTTTCATCCAGTAGGATTCCAGTTTTCCCATCATTTTTGAATAGGTCTTGTAATCCGGATCATGCTTTTCTGGCGTATAAGTTTTCCAGCTAAAAAAAGAAG
Protein-coding sequences here:
- a CDS encoding VanW family protein; the protein is MNVPQPIIRSKLRRKLGKEFYILKRKWDWMKKSQSFAKTQIPELLPEVVFSHKSFLLRPLKDVDMQLQINKITNLELANERISKIVIPPGKTFSFWYLVGKPSSTKGYLPGLILNQGRIESGVGGGLCQLGNLLFWMIMHSPLEVTERYRHGFDVFPDVNRKIPFGAGATLAYNYIDFQFRNTTDINFQLELYLTKEYLNGNLRADKPLQYNYELYEADHLIQHQSWGGYTRHNRLVKKVTDKESKELIEENLKVENNAIMMYEPFLEA